Proteins co-encoded in one Babylonia areolata isolate BAREFJ2019XMU chromosome 5, ASM4173473v1, whole genome shotgun sequence genomic window:
- the LOC143282508 gene encoding uncharacterized protein LOC143282508, with protein MEPVHRSDTPTDDAIAPATSLEPRGAASRDTAEDEPPQTPSTQGGAPAQSSACSPQTPRSTQGDTPPPTSACSHLTTSTQSDTPPQSSACGTASDPSLSTDPQTCSVRARYRRLLAENRRLRGRQLCRMCGQREISVTLLPCGHFVFCEQCANTLTHCAVCQREILADVRTFLC; from the coding sequence ATGGAACCTGTCCACCGATCTGATACACCAACGGACGATGCCATCGCGCCGGCAACTTCTCTGGAACCACGCGGGGCCGCCTCCAGGGACACCGCTGAGGATGAACCACCTCAAACACCCTCAACACAAGGTGGCGCACCGGCTCAAAGCAGTGCCTGCAGTCCTCAAACACCCCGCTCAACGCAAGGTGACACGCCACCTCCAACCAGTGCCTGCAGTCATCTAACGACTTCAACACAAAGTGATACACCACCTCAAAGCAGCGCGTGTGGTACAGCCAGCGACCCGAGTTTATCAACAGACCCACAGACCTGCTCCGTCAGAGCTCGATACCGGCGCCTCCTGGCGGAGAACCGACGACTAAGGGGAAGACAACTGTGCCGGATgtgtgggcagagagagatatCGGTGACCTTGCTGCCGTGTGGTCACTTCGTGTTCTGCGAGCAGTGTGCCAACACACTGACTCACTGTGCGGTGTGCCAGCGGGAAATCCTCGCTGATGTCAGAACCTTTCTTTGCTGa